From a single Salvelinus sp. IW2-2015 linkage group LG22, ASM291031v2, whole genome shotgun sequence genomic region:
- the LOC111982751 gene encoding olfactory receptor 52K2-like produces the protein MYTNSTYMLSMEPLAIAPSGVYPAFLFGTLTYCFIVFCNVTVLSTIALDRKLHKPMFILLFNMPINDLIGATAFFPQLLVSILAQNRSISYPACYLQALLVHLYGAGSLTILTGMAYDRYIAICCPLRYNSIMSSSNLMKIIVFMWLWVITLIVVLLALVTRFKICRTTIVDIYCNNPSLVRLICDDTRINNYYGLLITAVFQGVSLIVVIFTYIQILLTCVMNKSPDARSKAIQTCGTHLVVFLFLEFNACFSLIAHRFEQAAPSLRRAFGVSVMVFPPILNPLIYGLKTKEIRQNVLGFYKRKVSSVNK, from the coding sequence CACTGGCCATAGCTCCATCAGGTGTTTACCCAGCATTCCTTTTTGGAACCCTTACGTACTGTTTCATTGTGTTTTGCAACGTGACGGTTTTATCCACCATAGCCCTGGACAGAAAGCTGCATAAACCCATGTTTATCCTACTCTTCAACATGCCTATCAATGACTTGATTGGTGCTACAGCCTTCTTCCCTCAGCTGTTGGTGAGCATCCTGGCTCAGAACAGGTCCATCTCCTACCCTGCATGCTACCTCCAAGCTCTGCTCGTCCACCTGTACGGAGCTGGCTCCTTAACTATCCTGACTGGCATGGCTTATGACAGGTATATCGCAATCTGCTGTCCACTGAGGTATAACTCCATCATGAGTTCCAGTAACTTGATGAAAATCATCGTTTTCATGTGGCTTTGGGTCATTACCCTGATTGTGGTTCTCTTGGCTCTGGTCACTCGTTTCAAGATCTGCAGAACAACAATAGTGGATATTTATTGTAACAATCCGTCATTGGTGAGGCTCATTTGTGATGACACACGTATAAACAACTACTATGGGTTGTTGATAACAGCTGTCTTTCAGGGTGTATCGTTGATAGTGGTTATATTTACATATATCCAGATCCTGCTCACCTGTGTCATGAATAAGTCGCCTGATGCACGGAGCAAGGCCATTCAGACATGTGGTACACATCTTGTCGTGTTCTTATTCTTAGAGTTCAACGCCTGCTTTAGCCTGATAGCTCATCGATTTGAGCAAGCWGCCCCTTCCTTGAGGAGGGCTTTTGGAGTATCAGTTATGGTGTTCCCTCCCATTCTCAATCCACTCATATATGGTCTAAAAACTAAAGAAATTCGSCAAAATGTTCTGGGTTTCTACAAACGAAAGGTATCTTCAGTTAATAAATGA